A region from the Brassica napus cultivar Da-Ae chromosome C8, Da-Ae, whole genome shotgun sequence genome encodes:
- the LOC106415371 gene encoding photosystem I reaction center subunit IV A, chloroplastic → MAMMSASSVFLLPANVTAAAGASSSRNSVSFLPMRNAGSRLVVRAADEAAPEPAAPEGAPATTAAPAAAAATKPKPPPIGPKRGAKVKILRRESYWFKSVGSVVAVDQDPKTRYPVVVRFAKVNYANISTNNYALDEIEEVKA, encoded by the exons ATGGCGATGATGTCAGCATCTTCGGTGTTTCTTTTGCCGGCCAACGTCACGGCGGCCGCTGGCGCTTCGTCGTCCAGGAACTCCGTCTCTTTCTTACCGATGAGAAACGCCGGCTCTAGGCTCGTAGTCAGAGCAGCCGATGAGGCGGCTCCAGAACCAGCTGCGCCGGAAGGTGCTCCGGCAACTACCGCTGCGCCGGCTGCAGCCGCTGCCACCAAACCCAAGCCGCCTCCTATTGGCCCAAAGAGAGGTGCCAAG GTCAAGATTCTAAGGAGAGAATCCTACTGGTTCAAGAGCGTTGGATCGGTTGTGGCCGTTGATCAG GACCCCAAGACCCGGTACCCTGTTGTGGTCCGATTTGCGAAAGTGAATTACGCGAACATATCGACCAACAACTATGCACTGGACGAGATTGAAGAAGTTAAAGCTTAA